The genomic stretch GGGGATGAAACAGCGGCTCAGTCTTGCTAGAACTATTATTCACGAGCCGATCGTACTATTGCTGGACGAACCTGTATCCGGATTGGACCCCATTGCCAGAATGCAGTTTCGAGACATCATCAAAGCGCTGCGGGAAGCTGGGATGACGATTTTGATTTCCTCCCACGTCCTCAGCGACTTAGCCGAACTCTGCACCTCGGTGGGCATCATGGAATTAGGTTATTTGGTAGAAAGTTCTTCCCTAAAGGAACTTTATCGCCGCCTCAGTCGCCAGCAAATTATCATATCCAGCTTGGGTAGCCCAGAAGCACTTGTAGCGGAATTGAAAAATCATTCTTTTGTAGAAGATTGGGAGGTATTGCCAGCAACAAATCAAGTACAAGTTCATTTTTCCGGAAATCCGGAAGATTCGGCTAAGTTATTGCGATCGCTCGTTGAAGCTGGCATTCCCCTCACCGAATTCCACTGCACCCAAGAAGATTTAGAAACCATTTTCCTCAAACTCGGTCACAAACAAGCATCCTAGAGAGAGGGAGAGGGAAGATAGAGAGGGAATTGGAAATCAGCTTTGTTGGCAGGAGGTGCGGAAACTTAAAACAGAAAATTGTAGATTTGAAATGAAAAAATCAATCAAATTTTACTGGGAGAATTTCGATCGTGAAACTTAACTTGATAGAGAGAATCGGCGATTTGAACCCGCAGCTATTGCGGGAACTCAAAGGTCGCCTAAAAACCAGAAATATAGCGATCGCAGCCGGAATTTCTCTACTAGGTCAGCTGCTACTGCTAATGTCTTTCTACGGCCAACTTCCTACAGAGAAATCTTACCCAGGGACGATCGCTAACCGATACTGCACTGGTAAAGAACAGTATTATCAGGTATACGAATGTTTCCAAGATTTTGCCGGTAATTTCGTTATTAAATGGCAGGTTTGGTGGCTAGACGTTTTTGTCTGGTTGAGTTTGTTCGCCATCTTCGGTTTGTTAGTAATTGGCACTTATATGGTAGTTGCCGATCTAGCACAGGAAGATCGTCGCGGTACGCTCAACTTTATACGTTTGAGTCCCCAATCTACCCAAAGCATTTTAGGGGGGAAACTGCTGGGCTCTCCAGTTTTACTGTATACAGTAGCTGCTTTAGCAGTGCCTCTGCATCTGTGGACTGGTATTTCCGGCGGCATCTCTTTAGGTTTAATTTTAACCTTCTACGGAGTTATCGCTGTTAGCTGCCTGTTATTCTACAGTGGCGCACTGTTATTTGGTTTATTCAGTTCGGCATTTAGCGGGTTTCAACCTTGGTTGGCAAGTGGAGGTGTCTTCATTTTCCTGTGGATTGCTAATTTTAAACCCATCACTCACGACCCGATAGATTTGTTAAATTTGTTATCGCCATGCTGGATGCTTTGGCATCTAATTTCAGGCATTTCTGGAGATTATCAATCGCCATT from Aerosakkonema funiforme FACHB-1375 encodes the following:
- a CDS encoding ABC transporter ATP-binding protein, producing MAKELAISTRGLTKQFDRHIAVNDIDLEVEAGEVYGLIGPNGAGKTTLIRMLAAAEEPTIGEIYINGDRLLRDRSNPTLKRRLGYLPDDFPLYDDLTVWDYLDYFARLYRLREPRRSQRLYDVLELVQLTNKRNSQISTLSRGMKQRLSLARTIIHEPIVLLLDEPVSGLDPIARMQFRDIIKALREAGMTILISSHVLSDLAELCTSVGIMELGYLVESSSLKELYRRLSRQQIIISSLGSPEALVAELKNHSFVEDWEVLPATNQVQVHFSGNPEDSAKLLRSLVEAGIPLTEFHCTQEDLETIFLKLGHKQAS